In Deinococcus proteolyticus MRP, a single genomic region encodes these proteins:
- a CDS encoding ImmA/IrrE family metallo-endopeptidase gives MDALISDYLRYLERRHRQAGYPSDMDALAGRLGIEVLRGEYSVASGKQVQVSRGGTAATRRADTAHELVHALSEQGQYTGAIRREHASVPDLDEHLELLTEHGADLLLMPDALVADLLAQHGETATAVAQLAQEADVSLQQALRRFVFLNPAQKRVGYLLQGDYIWYALATGWARQWIGSRLEEAGFREAGGTLCASSYGRTGRIAVYCEV, from the coding sequence GTGGACGCCCTGATTTCCGATTACCTGCGTTATCTGGAGCGCCGCCACCGCCAGGCGGGTTATCCCAGCGACATGGACGCGCTGGCCGGACGGCTGGGAATAGAAGTGCTGCGCGGTGAATACAGTGTGGCCAGCGGCAAGCAGGTGCAGGTGAGCCGGGGAGGCACAGCCGCCACCCGGCGCGCCGACACCGCGCACGAGCTGGTCCACGCGCTGAGCGAACAGGGCCAGTACACTGGAGCCATTCGGCGCGAACATGCCAGCGTGCCCGACCTGGACGAACACCTGGAACTGCTGACCGAACACGGCGCCGACCTGCTGCTGATGCCCGACGCCCTGGTAGCCGACCTGCTGGCCCAGCACGGCGAAACAGCCACTGCCGTGGCGCAGCTGGCACAGGAGGCGGACGTTTCGCTGCAGCAGGCGCTGCGGCGCTTCGTGTTCCTGAACCCCGCCCAGAAGCGGGTGGGCTACCTGCTGCAGGGCGATTACATCTGGTACGCCCTGGCCACCGGCTGGGCGCGGCAGTGGATAGGTTCGCGGCTGGAGGAAGCCGGTTTCCGTGAGGCGGGCGGCACGCTCTGCGCGTCGTCGTACGGGCGCACCGGGCGGATTGCGGTCTACTGCGAAGTCTGA
- the scpA gene encoding methylmalonyl-CoA mutase, with amino-acid sequence MTDAKRPTLQDWQALATKDLRGESTETLNKPTPEGLTLKPLYTAADVQDIETDTLPGFSPFTRGPRATMYAARPWTIRQYAGFSTAEESNAFYRRNLAAGQKGLSVAFDLATHRGYDSDHPRVVGDVGKAGVAIDSVEDMKVLFDGIPLGEMSVSMTMNGAVLPVLAGFIVAGEEQGVNKAQLSGTIQNDILKEFMVRNTYIYPPEPSMRIIADIIAYTAAEMPRFNSISISGYHLQEAGANAALELAYTLSDGLEYVKAAIASGLDVDAFAPRLSFFFAIGMNFYTEVAKLRAARLLWDELMSQFAPRNPQSRMLRTHCQTSGWSLTEQDPYNNVVRTAIEAMAAVFGGTQSLHTNAFDEAIGLPTDFSARIARNTQLIIQEETGVTDVVDPWGGSYLMERLTHDLADKARELMREVEELGGMAKAIEQGIPKLRIEESAARKQARIDRGQDVIVGVNKYRLQKDDSAYDVLDIDNAAVRESQIARLQSLKASRDGARVEQTLEALREAARTGEGNLLALSVEAMRARATLGEVSSALEDVWGRHQAEVQTLSGVYAQGYEGVDEFAALQAEIDAFAEQEGRRPRILVAKMGQDGHDRGAKVIATGFADLGFDVDVSPLFQTPEEAARQAVENDVHIVGVSSQAAGHKTLIPQLIAALKAEGADDILVIAGGVIPQQDYQALYDAGVVGIFGPGTPILSAARDTLRILQQSRSGTE; translated from the coding sequence ATGACCGATGCCAAGCGCCCCACCCTGCAAGACTGGCAAGCCCTTGCCACCAAAGACCTGCGTGGTGAGAGCACCGAGACGCTGAACAAGCCCACCCCCGAAGGGCTGACGCTAAAGCCTCTCTATACCGCTGCCGACGTGCAGGACATCGAAACCGATACGCTGCCGGGCTTTTCGCCGTTTACCCGTGGTCCCCGCGCCACCATGTACGCGGCCCGTCCCTGGACCATTCGGCAGTACGCGGGCTTTTCCACCGCCGAGGAGTCCAACGCCTTTTACCGCCGCAACCTGGCCGCGGGGCAAAAGGGCCTCAGCGTGGCGTTCGACCTCGCCACCCACCGGGGCTACGACTCCGACCATCCCCGCGTGGTGGGCGACGTGGGCAAGGCGGGCGTGGCGATTGACTCGGTAGAGGACATGAAAGTGCTGTTCGACGGCATTCCGCTGGGTGAGATGTCGGTCAGCATGACCATGAACGGGGCCGTGCTGCCGGTGCTGGCGGGCTTTATCGTGGCGGGCGAGGAGCAGGGCGTAAACAAGGCGCAGCTCTCGGGCACCATCCAAAACGACATCCTCAAAGAGTTCATGGTGCGCAACACCTACATTTACCCGCCTGAGCCGTCCATGCGGATTATTGCCGACATCATCGCCTATACCGCCGCCGAGATGCCGCGCTTCAACTCCATTTCCATCAGCGGCTACCACCTGCAAGAAGCGGGGGCCAACGCTGCGCTGGAGCTGGCCTACACCCTCAGTGACGGCCTGGAGTACGTGAAAGCCGCCATCGCCAGCGGGCTGGACGTGGACGCCTTTGCGCCGCGCCTGAGCTTTTTCTTCGCTATCGGCATGAACTTCTACACTGAAGTCGCCAAACTGCGGGCCGCCCGCCTGCTGTGGGACGAGCTGATGAGCCAGTTTGCGCCGAGGAATCCGCAGAGCCGCATGCTGCGGACCCACTGCCAGACTTCGGGCTGGTCGCTGACCGAGCAAGACCCCTACAACAACGTGGTCCGCACCGCGATTGAGGCGATGGCGGCGGTCTTCGGTGGCACCCAGAGCCTGCACACCAACGCCTTCGACGAGGCGATTGGTCTGCCCACTGATTTCAGCGCCCGGATTGCCCGCAACACGCAGCTGATCATTCAGGAAGAAACGGGTGTGACCGACGTGGTGGACCCCTGGGGCGGCAGTTACCTGATGGAGCGCCTGACCCATGACCTGGCCGACAAGGCCCGCGAGCTGATGCGCGAGGTGGAAGAGTTGGGCGGCATGGCGAAAGCGATTGAGCAGGGCATTCCCAAGCTGCGGATTGAGGAGTCGGCGGCCCGCAAGCAGGCCCGCATTGACCGTGGGCAGGACGTGATTGTGGGCGTGAACAAGTACCGCCTGCAAAAAGACGACAGCGCCTATGACGTGCTGGACATCGACAACGCTGCCGTGCGCGAGTCGCAAATTGCCCGCCTGCAAAGCCTCAAGGCCAGCCGCGACGGAGCCAGGGTGGAGCAGACGCTGGAAGCGCTGCGCGAAGCCGCCCGCACCGGCGAGGGCAACCTGCTGGCGCTGAGTGTGGAAGCGATGCGGGCGCGGGCCACGCTGGGCGAAGTGTCGAGCGCCCTGGAAGATGTCTGGGGCCGCCATCAGGCCGAAGTGCAGACCCTCAGCGGCGTGTACGCGCAGGGCTACGAGGGGGTAGACGAGTTCGCCGCCCTGCAAGCCGAGATTGACGCCTTTGCGGAGCAGGAAGGCCGCCGCCCCCGCATCTTGGTCGCCAAGATGGGTCAAGACGGCCATGACCGGGGCGCGAAAGTGATTGCCACCGGCTTTGCTGACCTGGGCTTTGATGTAGATGTCTCACCGCTCTTCCAGACCCCTGAAGAAGCGGCGCGGCAGGCGGTAGAGAACGACGTCCACATCGTGGGCGTGAGCAGTCAGGCGGCGGGCCACAAGACGCTGATTCCCCAACTGATTGCGGCGCTAAAGGCCGAAGGCGCAGACGACATTCTGGTGATTGCCGGCGGCGTGATTCCGCAGCAGGATTATCAAGCGCTCTACGACGCGGGCGTGGTGGGCATCTTCGGCCCAGGCACCCCGATATTGAGTGCAGCGCGGGATACGCTGCGGATTTTGCAGCAGAGCCGCAGCGGGACCGAGTAA